In a genomic window of Streptomyces katrae:
- a CDS encoding spermidine synthase, with translation MTFHTAHVEAPSTLDRRTGPHGEVVLRRRDETYEIIVNGCFLMDTSDGRSERLLVDAALGQTTAAAPTVLIGGLGVGFSLAHASGQPRWSRIVVVEREDAIIGWHRTGPLSAITADALSDPRVSILHTDLNDHLRTTDEQYDALCLDIDNGPDWTVTDDNHSLYSPSGLAACRARLTPGGILAIWSAQPSPAFERALRQADFEDVHTKEVPVARGVPDVVHLARNPS, from the coding sequence ATGACATTCCACACTGCCCATGTGGAAGCCCCGTCGACGCTGGACCGCCGCACCGGACCACACGGTGAGGTGGTTCTGCGCCGTCGCGATGAGACGTACGAAATCATCGTGAACGGCTGTTTCCTGATGGACACCTCTGACGGGCGCTCCGAGCGGCTCCTCGTCGATGCCGCCCTCGGACAGACGACAGCCGCCGCCCCCACGGTCCTGATCGGCGGACTCGGTGTCGGATTCTCCCTCGCGCACGCCAGCGGGCAGCCCCGTTGGTCGCGGATCGTCGTCGTCGAACGCGAAGACGCCATCATCGGCTGGCACCGCACCGGCCCATTGAGTGCGATCACCGCCGACGCCCTGTCCGACCCGCGGGTGAGCATCCTGCACACCGACCTCAACGACCACCTGCGCACCACGGACGAGCAGTACGACGCCCTCTGCCTCGACATCGACAACGGCCCCGACTGGACCGTCACCGACGACAACCACAGCCTCTACTCCCCGAGTGGTCTCGCCGCTTGCCGCGCCCGTCTCACCCCGGGCGGAATCCTGGCGATCTGGTCCGCCCAGCCGTCTCCCGCATTCGAGAGGGCCCTCCGCCAGGCGGACTTCGAGGACGTGCACACCAAGGAGGTACCCGTCGCCCGTGGGGTCCCCGACGTGGTTCACCTCGCTCGGAACCCGTCCTGA
- a CDS encoding purine-cytosine permease family protein, with the protein MSTTESRQDVPDTAQGAAGQAVRETLEDYTLRFAPRSYRRWSPLVVATTALGGIAYMADFSIGAGIGLAHGTGNALLAIALAAVVIFVTGFPLAYYGARYNIDLDLITRGSGFGYYGSVLTSAIFASFTFIFFALEGSIMAQGLELGLGLPLWLGYAVSTLMVIPLVVYGMKALSRLQVWTTPVWLLLMVGPLVYLVAHDPGTVDRFLAYAGTDGDGAVDTASVMLGAGVCLSLIAQIGEQIDYLRFMPPRTEANKRAWWTAVLVAGPGWVVLGALKQAIGVFLAVYVIAEAGPAAAPEPIRQFRGAFDAMMPPWAVIPLAVVLVVISQIKINVTNAYSGSLAWTNSFTRVTGHYPGRMVFVLVNLAFALVLMEADMFTFLNGLLGFYSNCAIAWVVTVATDIGINKHVLGLSPLRPEFRRGMLHAVNPVGVVSFTAASGLSIAVYFHLFGDGLQPYSPVAAAVIAFVLTPLTAVVTKGRYYLRRADDGIGEPLLDGDGNPSAAVFGCHVCHQPYERPDLAACITHDAVVCSLCLSTDKAGEHVLPAVG; encoded by the coding sequence ATGAGCACCACCGAATCGCGACAGGACGTGCCGGACACGGCGCAGGGAGCTGCCGGCCAGGCGGTCAGGGAGACCCTGGAGGACTACACCCTGCGTTTCGCGCCCCGCAGTTACCGCCGCTGGAGCCCCTTGGTCGTGGCCACCACGGCCCTCGGCGGCATCGCGTACATGGCGGACTTCTCCATCGGCGCCGGCATCGGCCTGGCCCACGGCACCGGCAACGCCCTGCTGGCCATCGCCCTCGCCGCGGTGGTCATCTTCGTCACGGGCTTCCCCCTGGCCTACTACGGCGCCCGCTACAACATCGACCTGGACCTCATCACCCGCGGCTCCGGCTTCGGTTACTACGGCTCGGTCCTCACCAGTGCCATCTTCGCCAGCTTCACCTTCATCTTCTTCGCCCTCGAAGGCTCGATCATGGCCCAGGGCCTCGAACTCGGCCTCGGGCTGCCGCTCTGGCTGGGCTACGCGGTCTCCACGCTGATGGTGATCCCGCTGGTCGTCTACGGCATGAAGGCGCTCAGCAGGCTCCAGGTGTGGACCACCCCGGTCTGGCTGCTGCTGATGGTCGGTCCGCTGGTCTACCTGGTGGCCCACGACCCCGGCACGGTGGACCGCTTCCTGGCCTACGCCGGCACGGACGGCGACGGCGCCGTCGACACCGCCTCCGTGATGCTCGGAGCGGGTGTGTGCCTGTCACTGATCGCGCAGATCGGCGAACAGATCGACTACCTGCGCTTCATGCCGCCGAGGACGGAGGCGAACAAGCGAGCCTGGTGGACCGCCGTGCTCGTGGCCGGCCCCGGGTGGGTGGTGCTCGGCGCGCTCAAGCAGGCCATCGGCGTCTTCCTCGCCGTCTACGTCATCGCCGAGGCCGGACCGGCCGCCGCGCCCGAGCCCATCAGGCAGTTCCGGGGCGCGTTCGACGCGATGATGCCGCCTTGGGCCGTCATCCCGCTGGCCGTGGTCCTGGTGGTGATCAGCCAGATCAAGATCAACGTGACGAACGCGTACTCCGGCTCGCTGGCCTGGACGAACTCCTTCACCCGCGTCACCGGGCACTATCCCGGCCGCATGGTCTTCGTCCTGGTCAACCTCGCCTTCGCACTGGTCCTGATGGAAGCCGACATGTTCACCTTCCTGAACGGCCTGCTCGGCTTCTACTCGAACTGCGCGATCGCCTGGGTGGTCACCGTAGCCACCGACATCGGCATCAACAAACACGTGCTGGGACTGTCCCCGCTCCGGCCGGAGTTCCGCCGGGGCATGCTCCATGCGGTGAACCCGGTCGGCGTCGTGTCCTTCACCGCCGCTTCCGGGCTGTCGATCGCCGTGTACTTCCACCTCTTCGGTGACGGCCTCCAGCCGTACTCGCCCGTGGCCGCGGCCGTCATCGCCTTCGTCCTCACCCCGCTGACGGCCGTGGTCACCAAGGGCCGCTACTACCTGCGCCGCGCCGACGACGGCATCGGCGAGCCCCTGCTGGACGGCGACGGCAACCCGAGCGCGGCCGTCTTCGGCTGCCACGTCTGCCACCAGCCTTACGAGCGGCCCGACCTCGCGGCCTGCATCACCCACGACGCGGTCGTCTGCTCTCTGTGCCTGAGCACCGACAAGGCCGGCGAGCACGTCCTGCCGGCCGTCGGGTGA
- a CDS encoding BtrH N-terminal domain-containing protein, with product MTTLAYEDFGTGRHREASLIRHALGSVHDEELVAGLAGGVGFMYFVFEYGGRLPLLTIVAQAHPEPWVQVALGRLGVPYEATRAMNPRWGRVRAALDAGQPAFCVVDRSALPWHGPDPDAELTGTDAYTVVIAGYDGDDLLVEDGAETPYRIDREEFGAAWTAHRKGRHQLIVPTGPPEEEPDVAGAIGSTVRHLTGPVLGNAFDVNFGFSGMERLAAQLRDGSTAAGWEHRFGSAPEAFRAVTGRLYSCLEEEWTAPGATRPLYADFLDLVGRTEAAALFRESAGQWSELAALARDTAPDAGPGERRSFFDACAQHVDRSLDLERQAVRSLTD from the coding sequence ATGACCACGCTCGCTTACGAAGACTTCGGCACCGGACGCCACCGCGAGGCCTCGCTGATCCGGCACGCCCTGGGCAGCGTCCACGACGAGGAGCTCGTGGCGGGCCTGGCCGGCGGCGTCGGCTTCATGTACTTCGTCTTCGAGTACGGGGGCCGGCTGCCCCTCCTCACAATCGTCGCCCAGGCCCACCCCGAGCCCTGGGTGCAGGTCGCCCTCGGCCGACTGGGGGTGCCGTACGAGGCCACCCGGGCCATGAACCCCCGCTGGGGCCGGGTCAGGGCCGCACTCGACGCCGGACAGCCCGCCTTCTGCGTGGTCGACCGTTCCGCCCTGCCCTGGCACGGCCCCGACCCGGACGCCGAGCTGACCGGCACCGACGCGTACACCGTCGTCATCGCCGGCTACGACGGAGACGACCTGCTGGTCGAGGACGGGGCCGAGACCCCGTACCGGATCGACCGCGAGGAGTTCGGCGCCGCCTGGACCGCGCACCGCAAGGGCCGCCACCAGCTGATCGTGCCCACCGGGCCGCCCGAGGAGGAGCCGGACGTGGCGGGGGCGATCGGCTCCACGGTCAGGCACCTCACCGGTCCGGTCCTGGGCAACGCGTTCGACGTGAACTTCGGTTTCAGCGGCATGGAGAGGCTCGCCGCCCAGCTGCGCGACGGCAGCACCGCCGCCGGCTGGGAGCATCGGTTCGGCAGCGCGCCGGAAGCCTTCCGCGCGGTCACCGGGCGGCTGTACTCCTGCCTGGAGGAGGAGTGGACCGCCCCCGGCGCGACGCGGCCGCTGTACGCCGACTTCCTCGATCTCGTCGGCCGCACGGAGGCCGCCGCCCTGTTCCGGGAGTCCGCCGGGCAGTGGTCGGAGCTGGCCGCACTCGCCCGCGACACCGCCCCGGACGCGGGTCCGGGCGAACGCCGGTCCTTCTTCGACGCGTGCGCGCAGCACGTGGACCGCAGCCTGGACCTGGAGCGGCAGGCCGTCCGGTCCCTGACGGACTGA
- a CDS encoding PA14 domain-containing protein, with protein sequence MVRWEGQVKAPVTGDFRFAGAHTDGAKIWLGDKLVYDDPNPSGPGDDFLLPGPHQDGDVALKACQSVPVRVELYHHCDQRPRMVLWAKSSTGTDDQRGHNLEPRIVPTQWLMSADSQSLPAGWTLSAQSSGYSHAEMLDGSAVLTDAAGGKHTWAKASTGGYTPPVGEDGVKPSAGWTGRT encoded by the coding sequence GTGGTGCGCTGGGAGGGCCAGGTCAAGGCCCCGGTCACCGGGGACTTCCGCTTCGCGGGCGCGCACACCGACGGCGCGAAGATCTGGCTCGGCGACAAGCTGGTCTACGACGACCCGAACCCCTCCGGCCCCGGCGACGACTTCCTGCTGCCCGGCCCGCACCAGGACGGCGATGTCGCGTTGAAGGCCTGCCAGTCGGTACCGGTCCGCGTCGAGCTGTACCACCACTGCGACCAGCGTCCCCGCATGGTGCTGTGGGCCAAGAGCAGCACCGGTACCGATGACCAGCGCGGCCACAATCTCGAACCGCGGATCGTGCCGACGCAATGGCTGATGTCCGCTGACTCGCAGTCGCTGCCCGCCGGATGGACGCTGTCGGCGCAGTCCAGCGGCTACAGCCACGCCGAGATGCTGGACGGCTCGGCGGTGCTCACCGATGCCGCCGGCGGCAAGCACACCTGGGCCAAGGCCTCCACGGGCGGCTACACGCCGCCGGTGGGTGAGGACGGTGTCAAGCCGTCGGCGGGCTGGACCGGCCGTACGTGA